One segment of Canis aureus isolate CA01 chromosome 27, VMU_Caureus_v.1.0, whole genome shotgun sequence DNA contains the following:
- the CCDC188 gene encoding coiled-coil domain-containing protein 188 isoform X11, with the protein MEGPKTLGPCGHSHPQCPQPQASSSHGGCLDPPCQGFVRWPCLVPLSSTHSIESARPFPPPGAGGGGPRVGAEVPGGFMASEDREMQRQRPREPAGMRQGHVEARLGWGWPLHSGREQGAPRQGAPPSSGPRPCPCPPMPSGSGTPASPRAAASPLQSVALGPAEQSFLQLEQENQNLKRQNQDLREQLGALLGPGQQFLPLCTEHSSCTALAWAPEQASTRPLEDRAPLQLLRRELCRGEESFVQQSQNELQQIRLSFERKKMAITEVWDGVAEVHMALNNQATGLLGACFTSSDPQNLKKDIRGVLDQMEDIQLEILGSRAPDQGVVQAEGGAHLALTAQHPPPSRERAQCRTQARKEQQMACVAKARPQLGCSEGLKGQLWVPVQSSLLALPQGSEDRGTTLVDRAVEG; encoded by the exons ATGGAGGGGCCCAAAACCCTAGGCCCCTGTGgccactcccacccccagtgCCCCCAGCCTCAAGCTTCGAGCAGCCACGGAGGATGCCTGGATCCACCCTGCCAGGGCTTTGTAAGGTGGCCCTGCCTGGTGCCTCTCAGCTCCACTCACTCCATAGAATCTGCCAGGCCCTTCCCacctccgggggcggggggcggggggcccaggGTCGGGGCCGAGGTACCCGGGGGCTTTATGGCCAGCGAAGACAGGGAGATGCAGCGCCAGAGACCCAGAGAACCGGCGGGGATGAGGCAAGGACACGTGGAGGCgaggctggggtggggctggCCCCTGCACTCAGGACGAGAACAAGGGGCACCCAGGCAGGGGGCGCCCCCCAGCTCGGGGCCCAGACCCTGCCCGTGCCCCCCCATGCCGTCGGGGTCAGGAACCCCAGCCTCGCCCAGGGCAGCCGCCTCCCCGCTCCAGAGCGTGGCCCTGGGTCCTGCAGAGCAGTCCTTCCTCCAGCTGGAGCAGGAGAACCAGAACCTG AAAAGACAGAACCAAGATctgcgggagcagctgggggcccTCCTGGGGCCGGGGCAGCAGTTCCTGCCCCTGTGCACGGAGCACTCAAGCTGTACGGCCCTGGCCTGG GCCCCGGAGCAGGCCAGCACCCGGCCCCTGGAGGACAGGGCACCCCTGCAGCTGCTGCGGCGGGAGCTGTGCCGGGGGGAGGAGTCCTTCGTGCAGCAGTCTCAG AACGAGCTGCAGCAGATCCGACTGTCCTTTGAGAGGAAGAAGATGGCCATTACCGAG GTGTGGGACGGCGTGGCTGAGGTACACATGGCCCTGAACAACCAGGCCACTGGGCTCCTG GGGGCCTGTTTTACCTCCTCTGACCCCCAGAACCTCAAGAAGGATATCCGGGGAGTACTAGACCAGATGGAAGACATTCAGCTGGAGATTCTGGG CTCCAGGGCACCAGACCAAGGGGTGGTGCAGGCTGAGGGGGGTGCGCACCTGGCCCTGACTGCGCAGCACCCCCCTCCATCCAGGGAGCGTGCCCAGTGCCGCACCCAGGCCCGGAAGGAGCAGCAGATGGCGTGCGTAGCG aaGGCCAGGCCGCAGCTGGGATGTTCCGAGGGCCTCAAAGGCCAGCTCTG GGTCCCTGTCCAGTCCAGCCTCCTGGCACTGCCCCAAGGCTCGGAGGACAGGGGGACCACGTTGGTGGACAGAGCCGTGGAG GGATGA
- the CCDC188 gene encoding coiled-coil domain-containing protein 188 isoform X20, translating to MEGPKTLGPCGHSHPQCPQPQASSSHGGCLDPPCQGFVRWPCLVPLSSTHSIESARPFPPPGAGGGGPRVGAEVPGGFMASEDREMQRQRPREPAGMRQGHVEARLGWGWPLHSGREQGAPRQGAPPSSGPRPCPCPPMPSGSGTPASPRAAASPLQSVALGPAEQSFLQLEQENQNLKRQNQDLREQLGALLGPGQQFLPLCTEHSSCTALAWAPEQASTRPLEDRAPLQLLRRELCRGEESFVQQSQNELQQIRLSFERKKMAITEVWDGVAEVHMALNNQATGLLGACFTSSDPQNLKKDIRGVLDQMEDIQLEILGERAQCRTQARKEQQMACVAG from the exons ATGGAGGGGCCCAAAACCCTAGGCCCCTGTGgccactcccacccccagtgCCCCCAGCCTCAAGCTTCGAGCAGCCACGGAGGATGCCTGGATCCACCCTGCCAGGGCTTTGTAAGGTGGCCCTGCCTGGTGCCTCTCAGCTCCACTCACTCCATAGAATCTGCCAGGCCCTTCCCacctccgggggcggggggcggggggcccaggGTCGGGGCCGAGGTACCCGGGGGCTTTATGGCCAGCGAAGACAGGGAGATGCAGCGCCAGAGACCCAGAGAACCGGCGGGGATGAGGCAAGGACACGTGGAGGCgaggctggggtggggctggCCCCTGCACTCAGGACGAGAACAAGGGGCACCCAGGCAGGGGGCGCCCCCCAGCTCGGGGCCCAGACCCTGCCCGTGCCCCCCCATGCCGTCGGGGTCAGGAACCCCAGCCTCGCCCAGGGCAGCCGCCTCCCCGCTCCAGAGCGTGGCCCTGGGTCCTGCAGAGCAGTCCTTCCTCCAGCTGGAGCAGGAGAACCAGAACCTG AAAAGACAGAACCAAGATctgcgggagcagctgggggcccTCCTGGGGCCGGGGCAGCAGTTCCTGCCCCTGTGCACGGAGCACTCAAGCTGTACGGCCCTGGCCTGG GCCCCGGAGCAGGCCAGCACCCGGCCCCTGGAGGACAGGGCACCCCTGCAGCTGCTGCGGCGGGAGCTGTGCCGGGGGGAGGAGTCCTTCGTGCAGCAGTCTCAG AACGAGCTGCAGCAGATCCGACTGTCCTTTGAGAGGAAGAAGATGGCCATTACCGAG GTGTGGGACGGCGTGGCTGAGGTACACATGGCCCTGAACAACCAGGCCACTGGGCTCCTG GGGGCCTGTTTTACCTCCTCTGACCCCCAGAACCTCAAGAAGGATATCCGGGGAGTACTAGACCAGATGGAAGACATTCAGCTGGAGATTCTGGG GGAGCGTGCCCAGTGCCGCACCCAGGCCCGGAAGGAGCAGCAGATGGCGTGCGTAGCG GGATGA
- the CCDC188 gene encoding coiled-coil domain-containing protein 188 isoform X15, which yields MEGPKTLGPCGHSHPQCPQPQASSSHGGCLDPPCQGFVRWPCLVPLSSTHSIESARPFPPPGAGGGGPRVGAEVPGGFMASEDREMQRQRPREPAGMRQGHVEARLGWGWPLHSGREQGAPRQGAPPSSGPRPCPCPPMPSGSGTPASPRAAASPLQSVALGPAEQSFLQLEQENQNLKRQNQDLREQLGALLGPGQQFLPLCTEHSSCTALAWAPEQASTRPLEDRAPLQLLRRELCRGEESFVQQSQNELQQIRLSFERKKMAITEVWDGVAEVHMALNNQATGLLGACFTSSDPQNLKKDIRGVLDQMEDIQLEILGSRAPDQGVVQAEGGAHLALTAQHPPPSRERAQCRTQARKEQQMACVAGPCPVQPPGTAPRLGGQGDHVGGQSRGGKHQKFYLGH from the exons ATGGAGGGGCCCAAAACCCTAGGCCCCTGTGgccactcccacccccagtgCCCCCAGCCTCAAGCTTCGAGCAGCCACGGAGGATGCCTGGATCCACCCTGCCAGGGCTTTGTAAGGTGGCCCTGCCTGGTGCCTCTCAGCTCCACTCACTCCATAGAATCTGCCAGGCCCTTCCCacctccgggggcggggggcggggggcccaggGTCGGGGCCGAGGTACCCGGGGGCTTTATGGCCAGCGAAGACAGGGAGATGCAGCGCCAGAGACCCAGAGAACCGGCGGGGATGAGGCAAGGACACGTGGAGGCgaggctggggtggggctggCCCCTGCACTCAGGACGAGAACAAGGGGCACCCAGGCAGGGGGCGCCCCCCAGCTCGGGGCCCAGACCCTGCCCGTGCCCCCCCATGCCGTCGGGGTCAGGAACCCCAGCCTCGCCCAGGGCAGCCGCCTCCCCGCTCCAGAGCGTGGCCCTGGGTCCTGCAGAGCAGTCCTTCCTCCAGCTGGAGCAGGAGAACCAGAACCTG AAAAGACAGAACCAAGATctgcgggagcagctgggggcccTCCTGGGGCCGGGGCAGCAGTTCCTGCCCCTGTGCACGGAGCACTCAAGCTGTACGGCCCTGGCCTGG GCCCCGGAGCAGGCCAGCACCCGGCCCCTGGAGGACAGGGCACCCCTGCAGCTGCTGCGGCGGGAGCTGTGCCGGGGGGAGGAGTCCTTCGTGCAGCAGTCTCAG AACGAGCTGCAGCAGATCCGACTGTCCTTTGAGAGGAAGAAGATGGCCATTACCGAG GTGTGGGACGGCGTGGCTGAGGTACACATGGCCCTGAACAACCAGGCCACTGGGCTCCTG GGGGCCTGTTTTACCTCCTCTGACCCCCAGAACCTCAAGAAGGATATCCGGGGAGTACTAGACCAGATGGAAGACATTCAGCTGGAGATTCTGGG CTCCAGGGCACCAGACCAAGGGGTGGTGCAGGCTGAGGGGGGTGCGCACCTGGCCCTGACTGCGCAGCACCCCCCTCCATCCAGGGAGCGTGCCCAGTGCCGCACCCAGGCCCGGAAGGAGCAGCAGATGGCGTGCGTAGCG GGTCCCTGTCCAGTCCAGCCTCCTGGCACTGCCCCAAGGCTCGGAGGACAGGGGGACCACGTTGGTGGACAGAGCCGTGGAGGTAAACACCAGAAATTTTATTTAGGGCATTAa
- the CCDC188 gene encoding coiled-coil domain-containing protein 188 isoform X16 — MEGPKTLGPCGHSHPQCPQPQASSSHGGCLDPPCQGFVRWPCLVPLSSTHSIESARPFPPPGAGGGGPRVGAEVPGGFMASEDREMQRQRPREPAGMRQGHVEARLGWGWPLHSGREQGAPRQGAPPSSGPRPCPCPPMPSGSGTPASPRAAASPLQSVALGPAEQSFLQLEQENQNLKRQNQDLREQLGALLGPGQQFLPLCTEHSSCTALAWAPEQASTRPLEDRAPLQLLRRELCRGEESFVQQSQNELQQIRLSFERKKMAITEVWDGVAEVHMALNNQATGLLGACFTSSDPQNLKKDIRGVLDQMEDIQLEILGERAQCRTQARKEQQMACVAKARPQLGCSEGLKGQLWVPVQSSLLALPQGSEDRGTTLVDRAVEVNTRNFI, encoded by the exons ATGGAGGGGCCCAAAACCCTAGGCCCCTGTGgccactcccacccccagtgCCCCCAGCCTCAAGCTTCGAGCAGCCACGGAGGATGCCTGGATCCACCCTGCCAGGGCTTTGTAAGGTGGCCCTGCCTGGTGCCTCTCAGCTCCACTCACTCCATAGAATCTGCCAGGCCCTTCCCacctccgggggcggggggcggggggcccaggGTCGGGGCCGAGGTACCCGGGGGCTTTATGGCCAGCGAAGACAGGGAGATGCAGCGCCAGAGACCCAGAGAACCGGCGGGGATGAGGCAAGGACACGTGGAGGCgaggctggggtggggctggCCCCTGCACTCAGGACGAGAACAAGGGGCACCCAGGCAGGGGGCGCCCCCCAGCTCGGGGCCCAGACCCTGCCCGTGCCCCCCCATGCCGTCGGGGTCAGGAACCCCAGCCTCGCCCAGGGCAGCCGCCTCCCCGCTCCAGAGCGTGGCCCTGGGTCCTGCAGAGCAGTCCTTCCTCCAGCTGGAGCAGGAGAACCAGAACCTG AAAAGACAGAACCAAGATctgcgggagcagctgggggcccTCCTGGGGCCGGGGCAGCAGTTCCTGCCCCTGTGCACGGAGCACTCAAGCTGTACGGCCCTGGCCTGG GCCCCGGAGCAGGCCAGCACCCGGCCCCTGGAGGACAGGGCACCCCTGCAGCTGCTGCGGCGGGAGCTGTGCCGGGGGGAGGAGTCCTTCGTGCAGCAGTCTCAG AACGAGCTGCAGCAGATCCGACTGTCCTTTGAGAGGAAGAAGATGGCCATTACCGAG GTGTGGGACGGCGTGGCTGAGGTACACATGGCCCTGAACAACCAGGCCACTGGGCTCCTG GGGGCCTGTTTTACCTCCTCTGACCCCCAGAACCTCAAGAAGGATATCCGGGGAGTACTAGACCAGATGGAAGACATTCAGCTGGAGATTCTGGG GGAGCGTGCCCAGTGCCGCACCCAGGCCCGGAAGGAGCAGCAGATGGCGTGCGTAGCG aaGGCCAGGCCGCAGCTGGGATGTTCCGAGGGCCTCAAAGGCCAGCTCTG GGTCCCTGTCCAGTCCAGCCTCCTGGCACTGCCCCAAGGCTCGGAGGACAGGGGGACCACGTTGGTGGACAGAGCCGTGGAGGTAAACACCAGAAATTTTATTTAG
- the CCDC188 gene encoding coiled-coil domain-containing protein 188 isoform X9, with translation MEGPKTLGPCGHSHPQCPQPQASSSHGGCLDPPCQGFVRWPCLVPLSSTHSIESARPFPPPGAGGGGPRVGAEVPGGFMASEDREMQRQRPREPAGMRQGHVEARLGWGWPLHSGREQGAPRQGAPPSSGPRPCPCPPMPSGSGTPASPRAAASPLQSVALGPAEQSFLQLEQENQNLKRQNQDLREQLGALLGPGQQFLPLCTEHSSCTALAWAPEQASTRPLEDRAPLQLLRRELCRGEESFVQQSQNELQQIRLSFERKKMAITEVWDGVAEVHMALNNQATGLLGACFTSSDPQNLKKDIRGVLDQMEDIQLEILGSRAPDQGVVQAEGGAHLALTAQHPPPSRERAQCRTQARKEQQMACVAARPQLGCSEGLKGQLWVPVQSSLLALPQGSEDRGTTLVDRAVEVNTRNFI, from the exons ATGGAGGGGCCCAAAACCCTAGGCCCCTGTGgccactcccacccccagtgCCCCCAGCCTCAAGCTTCGAGCAGCCACGGAGGATGCCTGGATCCACCCTGCCAGGGCTTTGTAAGGTGGCCCTGCCTGGTGCCTCTCAGCTCCACTCACTCCATAGAATCTGCCAGGCCCTTCCCacctccgggggcggggggcggggggcccaggGTCGGGGCCGAGGTACCCGGGGGCTTTATGGCCAGCGAAGACAGGGAGATGCAGCGCCAGAGACCCAGAGAACCGGCGGGGATGAGGCAAGGACACGTGGAGGCgaggctggggtggggctggCCCCTGCACTCAGGACGAGAACAAGGGGCACCCAGGCAGGGGGCGCCCCCCAGCTCGGGGCCCAGACCCTGCCCGTGCCCCCCCATGCCGTCGGGGTCAGGAACCCCAGCCTCGCCCAGGGCAGCCGCCTCCCCGCTCCAGAGCGTGGCCCTGGGTCCTGCAGAGCAGTCCTTCCTCCAGCTGGAGCAGGAGAACCAGAACCTG AAAAGACAGAACCAAGATctgcgggagcagctgggggcccTCCTGGGGCCGGGGCAGCAGTTCCTGCCCCTGTGCACGGAGCACTCAAGCTGTACGGCCCTGGCCTGG GCCCCGGAGCAGGCCAGCACCCGGCCCCTGGAGGACAGGGCACCCCTGCAGCTGCTGCGGCGGGAGCTGTGCCGGGGGGAGGAGTCCTTCGTGCAGCAGTCTCAG AACGAGCTGCAGCAGATCCGACTGTCCTTTGAGAGGAAGAAGATGGCCATTACCGAG GTGTGGGACGGCGTGGCTGAGGTACACATGGCCCTGAACAACCAGGCCACTGGGCTCCTG GGGGCCTGTTTTACCTCCTCTGACCCCCAGAACCTCAAGAAGGATATCCGGGGAGTACTAGACCAGATGGAAGACATTCAGCTGGAGATTCTGGG CTCCAGGGCACCAGACCAAGGGGTGGTGCAGGCTGAGGGGGGTGCGCACCTGGCCCTGACTGCGCAGCACCCCCCTCCATCCAGGGAGCGTGCCCAGTGCCGCACCCAGGCCCGGAAGGAGCAGCAGATGGCGTGCGTAGCG GCCAGGCCGCAGCTGGGATGTTCCGAGGGCCTCAAAGGCCAGCTCTG GGTCCCTGTCCAGTCCAGCCTCCTGGCACTGCCCCAAGGCTCGGAGGACAGGGGGACCACGTTGGTGGACAGAGCCGTGGAGGTAAACACCAGAAATTTTATTTAG
- the CCDC188 gene encoding coiled-coil domain-containing protein 188 isoform X17, translated as MEGPKTLGPCGHSHPQCPQPQASSSHGGCLDPPCQGFVRWPCLVPLSSTHSIESARPFPPPGAGGGGPRVGAEVPGGFMASEDREMQRQRPREPAGMRQGHVEARLGWGWPLHSGREQGAPRQGAPPSSGPRPCPCPPMPSGSGTPASPRAAASPLQSVALGPAEQSFLQLEQENQNLKRQNQDLREQLGALLGPGQQFLPLCTEHSSCTALAWAPEQASTRPLEDRAPLQLLRRELCRGEESFVQQSQNELQQIRLSFERKKMAITEVWDGVAEVHMALNNQATGLLGACFTSSDPQNLKKDIRGVLDQMEDIQLEILGERAQCRTQARKEQQMACVAARPQLGCSEGLKGQLWVPVQSSLLALPQGSEDRGTTLVDRAVEVNTRNFI; from the exons ATGGAGGGGCCCAAAACCCTAGGCCCCTGTGgccactcccacccccagtgCCCCCAGCCTCAAGCTTCGAGCAGCCACGGAGGATGCCTGGATCCACCCTGCCAGGGCTTTGTAAGGTGGCCCTGCCTGGTGCCTCTCAGCTCCACTCACTCCATAGAATCTGCCAGGCCCTTCCCacctccgggggcggggggcggggggcccaggGTCGGGGCCGAGGTACCCGGGGGCTTTATGGCCAGCGAAGACAGGGAGATGCAGCGCCAGAGACCCAGAGAACCGGCGGGGATGAGGCAAGGACACGTGGAGGCgaggctggggtggggctggCCCCTGCACTCAGGACGAGAACAAGGGGCACCCAGGCAGGGGGCGCCCCCCAGCTCGGGGCCCAGACCCTGCCCGTGCCCCCCCATGCCGTCGGGGTCAGGAACCCCAGCCTCGCCCAGGGCAGCCGCCTCCCCGCTCCAGAGCGTGGCCCTGGGTCCTGCAGAGCAGTCCTTCCTCCAGCTGGAGCAGGAGAACCAGAACCTG AAAAGACAGAACCAAGATctgcgggagcagctgggggcccTCCTGGGGCCGGGGCAGCAGTTCCTGCCCCTGTGCACGGAGCACTCAAGCTGTACGGCCCTGGCCTGG GCCCCGGAGCAGGCCAGCACCCGGCCCCTGGAGGACAGGGCACCCCTGCAGCTGCTGCGGCGGGAGCTGTGCCGGGGGGAGGAGTCCTTCGTGCAGCAGTCTCAG AACGAGCTGCAGCAGATCCGACTGTCCTTTGAGAGGAAGAAGATGGCCATTACCGAG GTGTGGGACGGCGTGGCTGAGGTACACATGGCCCTGAACAACCAGGCCACTGGGCTCCTG GGGGCCTGTTTTACCTCCTCTGACCCCCAGAACCTCAAGAAGGATATCCGGGGAGTACTAGACCAGATGGAAGACATTCAGCTGGAGATTCTGGG GGAGCGTGCCCAGTGCCGCACCCAGGCCCGGAAGGAGCAGCAGATGGCGTGCGTAGCG GCCAGGCCGCAGCTGGGATGTTCCGAGGGCCTCAAAGGCCAGCTCTG GGTCCCTGTCCAGTCCAGCCTCCTGGCACTGCCCCAAGGCTCGGAGGACAGGGGGACCACGTTGGTGGACAGAGCCGTGGAGGTAAACACCAGAAATTTTATTTAG
- the CCDC188 gene encoding coiled-coil domain-containing protein 188 isoform X7, with amino-acid sequence MEGPKTLGPCGHSHPQCPQPQASSSHGGCLDPPCQGFVRWPCLVPLSSTHSIESARPFPPPGAGGGGPRVGAEVPGGFMASEDREMQRQRPREPAGMRQGHVEARLGWGWPLHSGREQGAPRQGAPPSSGPRPCPCPPMPSGSGTPASPRAAASPLQSVALGPAEQSFLQLEQENQNLKRQNQDLREQLGALLGPGQQFLPLCTEHSSCTALAWAPEQASTRPLEDRAPLQLLRRELCRGEESFVQQSQNELQQIRLSFERKKMAITEVWDGVAEVHMALNNQATGLLGACFTSSDPQNLKKDIRGVLDQMEDIQLEILGSRAPDQGVVQAEGGAHLALTAQHPPPSRERAQCRTQARKEQQMACVAKARPQLGCSEGLKGQLWVPVQSSLLALPQGSEDRGTTLVDRAVEVNTRNFI; translated from the exons ATGGAGGGGCCCAAAACCCTAGGCCCCTGTGgccactcccacccccagtgCCCCCAGCCTCAAGCTTCGAGCAGCCACGGAGGATGCCTGGATCCACCCTGCCAGGGCTTTGTAAGGTGGCCCTGCCTGGTGCCTCTCAGCTCCACTCACTCCATAGAATCTGCCAGGCCCTTCCCacctccgggggcggggggcggggggcccaggGTCGGGGCCGAGGTACCCGGGGGCTTTATGGCCAGCGAAGACAGGGAGATGCAGCGCCAGAGACCCAGAGAACCGGCGGGGATGAGGCAAGGACACGTGGAGGCgaggctggggtggggctggCCCCTGCACTCAGGACGAGAACAAGGGGCACCCAGGCAGGGGGCGCCCCCCAGCTCGGGGCCCAGACCCTGCCCGTGCCCCCCCATGCCGTCGGGGTCAGGAACCCCAGCCTCGCCCAGGGCAGCCGCCTCCCCGCTCCAGAGCGTGGCCCTGGGTCCTGCAGAGCAGTCCTTCCTCCAGCTGGAGCAGGAGAACCAGAACCTG AAAAGACAGAACCAAGATctgcgggagcagctgggggcccTCCTGGGGCCGGGGCAGCAGTTCCTGCCCCTGTGCACGGAGCACTCAAGCTGTACGGCCCTGGCCTGG GCCCCGGAGCAGGCCAGCACCCGGCCCCTGGAGGACAGGGCACCCCTGCAGCTGCTGCGGCGGGAGCTGTGCCGGGGGGAGGAGTCCTTCGTGCAGCAGTCTCAG AACGAGCTGCAGCAGATCCGACTGTCCTTTGAGAGGAAGAAGATGGCCATTACCGAG GTGTGGGACGGCGTGGCTGAGGTACACATGGCCCTGAACAACCAGGCCACTGGGCTCCTG GGGGCCTGTTTTACCTCCTCTGACCCCCAGAACCTCAAGAAGGATATCCGGGGAGTACTAGACCAGATGGAAGACATTCAGCTGGAGATTCTGGG CTCCAGGGCACCAGACCAAGGGGTGGTGCAGGCTGAGGGGGGTGCGCACCTGGCCCTGACTGCGCAGCACCCCCCTCCATCCAGGGAGCGTGCCCAGTGCCGCACCCAGGCCCGGAAGGAGCAGCAGATGGCGTGCGTAGCG aaGGCCAGGCCGCAGCTGGGATGTTCCGAGGGCCTCAAAGGCCAGCTCTG GGTCCCTGTCCAGTCCAGCCTCCTGGCACTGCCCCAAGGCTCGGAGGACAGGGGGACCACGTTGGTGGACAGAGCCGTGGAGGTAAACACCAGAAATTTTATTTAG
- the CCDC188 gene encoding coiled-coil domain-containing protein 188 isoform X14 — protein sequence MEGPKTLGPCGHSHPQCPQPQASSSHGGCLDPPCQGFVRWPCLVPLSSTHSIESARPFPPPGAGGGGPRVGAEVPGGFMASEDREMQRQRPREPAGMRQGHVEARLGWGWPLHSGREQGAPRQGAPPSSGPRPCPCPPMPSGSGTPASPRAAASPLQSVALGPAEQSFLQLEQENQNLKRQNQDLREQLGALLGPGQQFLPLCTEHSSCTALAWAPEQASTRPLEDRAPLQLLRRELCRGEESFVQQSQNELQQIRLSFERKKMAITEVWDGVAEVHMALNNQATGLLNLKKDIRGVLDQMEDIQLEILGERAQCRTQARKEQQMACVAARPQLGCSEGLKGQLWLLALRLLLGALLACTAAYVYVVDPAPFEGLVPPLLSRAAVWKLRALLGPFLRLEVDDFLPF from the exons ATGGAGGGGCCCAAAACCCTAGGCCCCTGTGgccactcccacccccagtgCCCCCAGCCTCAAGCTTCGAGCAGCCACGGAGGATGCCTGGATCCACCCTGCCAGGGCTTTGTAAGGTGGCCCTGCCTGGTGCCTCTCAGCTCCACTCACTCCATAGAATCTGCCAGGCCCTTCCCacctccgggggcggggggcggggggcccaggGTCGGGGCCGAGGTACCCGGGGGCTTTATGGCCAGCGAAGACAGGGAGATGCAGCGCCAGAGACCCAGAGAACCGGCGGGGATGAGGCAAGGACACGTGGAGGCgaggctggggtggggctggCCCCTGCACTCAGGACGAGAACAAGGGGCACCCAGGCAGGGGGCGCCCCCCAGCTCGGGGCCCAGACCCTGCCCGTGCCCCCCCATGCCGTCGGGGTCAGGAACCCCAGCCTCGCCCAGGGCAGCCGCCTCCCCGCTCCAGAGCGTGGCCCTGGGTCCTGCAGAGCAGTCCTTCCTCCAGCTGGAGCAGGAGAACCAGAACCTG AAAAGACAGAACCAAGATctgcgggagcagctgggggcccTCCTGGGGCCGGGGCAGCAGTTCCTGCCCCTGTGCACGGAGCACTCAAGCTGTACGGCCCTGGCCTGG GCCCCGGAGCAGGCCAGCACCCGGCCCCTGGAGGACAGGGCACCCCTGCAGCTGCTGCGGCGGGAGCTGTGCCGGGGGGAGGAGTCCTTCGTGCAGCAGTCTCAG AACGAGCTGCAGCAGATCCGACTGTCCTTTGAGAGGAAGAAGATGGCCATTACCGAG GTGTGGGACGGCGTGGCTGAGGTACACATGGCCCTGAACAACCAGGCCACTGGGCTCCTG AACCTCAAGAAGGATATCCGGGGAGTACTAGACCAGATGGAAGACATTCAGCTGGAGATTCTGGG GGAGCGTGCCCAGTGCCGCACCCAGGCCCGGAAGGAGCAGCAGATGGCGTGCGTAGCG GCCAGGCCGCAGCTGGGATGTTCCGAGGGCCTCAAAGGCCAGCTCTG GCTGCTGGCGCTGAGGCTGCTGCTGGGCGCCCTGCTGGCCTGCACCGCCGCCTACGTGTACGTGGTGGACCCCGCGCCCTTCGAGGGGCTGGTGCCGCCTCTGCTGAGCCGCGCCGCCGTCTGGAAGCTCCGGGCCCTGCTGGGCCCGTTCCTGCGCCTGGAGGTGGACGACTTCCTGCCCTTCTAG